From the genome of Streptacidiphilus sp. PB12-B1b:
TGCCCGAGGCTGGGCCTGCCCTGCGGCAGCGGCACGCCCGGGGCGGCCGGCACGCTGCCGTCGACCGCCATGCAGCCGCTCATCGCCCCCGCCGCCAGCACTCCGAGGGCGACAGCTCCGACGAGCCGGCCGGCTCCCACGACCCGGCTCAACCGGGAATCACCTGTACCCACCCGTGCACCCACCCGCGCGGCCCCGCTTTCTTCGCTCAGCGGCCGTCCGCGACAGCCCCCGCCGTGTCAACGGCGACAGGGCCCGGCAGGACACGGGAGCGGACGCCGCTCAGCCGTATCCGCTCAGCCGTATCCGAGCTCGTGCAGCCGGGCGTCGGAAATCCCGAAGTGGTGGCCGACCTCGTGAGCGACCGTCACGCACACCTGCCGGACGACCTCCTCGGCGCTGCCGCAGACGCGCAGCGTGGGGTTGCGGTAGACGGTGATCCGGTCCGGGAGCATCCCGGAGTACCACTCGCCGCGCTCGGTGAGCGGCGTGCCCTCGTACAGGCCGAGCAACTCGGACCCGCCGGTCGGGCCGCCGTCCGGGCCGCCCTGCTCGGGCTCGGGCTCGTCCTCGACGAAAATCACGACGTTGTCCATCAGCCGGGTCAGCTCCGGCGGGATCCGGTCGAGCGCCTCGCCCACCAGTTCCTCGAACCGTTCCCTGGTCATCTGCAGCACGTCGCTCCTCGGGCCCGCAGCCCCGCGCTCCGGGGCCGGTGGAATCCATTTTGGCGATCTCCGGCTCCATCCCATATGCTTCTGAACGTCCCCGACGGCCGCAAGGAAGCCGGGAGGGCCATTGCCCTCATCGTCTAGTGGCCCAGGACGCCGCCCTTTCAAGGCGGTAGCACGGGTTCGAATCCCGTTGGGGGTACGCATTAAACCGCGTGCAGGCTCGCCTGTACGAGGCCTCGTGGAGCAGTTGGTTAGCTCGCCACCCTGTCAAGGTGGAGGTCGCGGGTTCAAGTCCCGTCGAGGTCGCTGTACCTCCCCCTTCGGGGGGAGTTCGGCCAGGTAGCTCAGTTGGTACGAGCGTCCGCCTGAAAAGCGGAAGGTCGCCGGTTCGACCCCGGCCCTGGCCACCTCGCATGACCAGCAGGAATGCCCCAGCTCCGCACCGGAGCCGGGGCATTTTTCGTCTGACCGGGTGCCGGTCGGCGACCGCCTCCGGCTGGCTAGGAGAAGACTTCGACGATGCACTTGGCTGCGCCGCTGCGCTGGATTCGGGCGTCGCTGGTGACCAGGGGCACGCCGAGGGTTTCCGCCAGGGCGACGTACTGCGCGTCGTGGGCGCTGATGTTGTGGTGCAGTTCGCGGACCCGCTGCCAGAGGATCAGGGTCTCGTGACGGGTGATGGCGAGGGCCTGGTAGTCGGCGACGGCCTTGATGGCCTCCTTCTCCGTGAGCTTGCCGCCCCGCACCATGCCGAAGAGGGCCGAGACGATCTCGTAGTCCAGCAAGCCAGGGGCGGCGAGCCCCTCCAGCCCGCCGAGACGGCTGCGGACGGCGAACCCGGCGGGGCCGTTGTCCGTGAGAGCGCGGACCAGGGCGGAGCAGTCGATGACGACAGTCGCGCTCACCGGCGCTCCCGGCCGTCCTCGATCGCGGAGAGGATGTCCGAAGTGCTGACCTCGGTACGGGTCTCCCGATCGAGCCGAGCCATCATGTCGGCCAGTGTGGGCGTCGCCGCCTCTCGGGTGACGAGGTCGAGCAGGTACGCCTGGAGGCTCTTTCCGCCTCGGGCGGCCTTGAGTTTCAGACTTTCGAGGGTCGAGTCCGTGACGTCCCGGATGGTGATCGCTGTCATGCATGCATTTTAGCTGCAACGCCTGCACTATGGCATCACGTGTGGCCACGGCACGGGCGTCGCTGCCTGATCAACGCCGCGCACCACCGGGACGCGATAGAATGGCGGGGCGCCGCGGTGAGCGGCGGATGCGCACGACCAGCCCCTGAGCGAGAGCCCTCGCTAGGGGCTTTTTCATGGCCTTCAGGGGTTCTGACGGCTAATCAGCAACGAGCGTCCCGGGTGGGAAGAGAGCGAGTGGGGGCCCATGGA
Proteins encoded in this window:
- a CDS encoding antitoxin; this translates as MTAITIRDVTDSTLESLKLKAARGGKSLQAYLLDLVTREAATPTLADMMARLDRETRTEVSTSDILSAIEDGRERR
- a CDS encoding metallopeptidase family protein gives rise to the protein MLQMTRERFEELVGEALDRIPPELTRLMDNVVIFVEDEPEPEQGGPDGGPTGGSELLGLYEGTPLTERGEWYSGMLPDRITVYRNPTLRVCGSAEEVVRQVCVTVAHEVGHHFGISDARLHELGYG
- a CDS encoding type II toxin-antitoxin system VapC family toxin → MSATVVIDCSALVRALTDNGPAGFAVRSRLGGLEGLAAPGLLDYEIVSALFGMVRGGKLTEKEAIKAVADYQALAITRHETLILWQRVRELHHNISAHDAQYVALAETLGVPLVTSDARIQRSGAAKCIVEVFS